CTGGAAGGAATTCTTCGATCCCGCGGTGAAAGGCCCGCGCGCGCTTTACCGGCAGCCCTTCACCACCCTGGAGCTGGCGCTCATGGCCGATGGCGTGGCGCCCAAGGATCTCTATCCACTGGACGTGGACCGCGCCTTCAAGGTTCTGGAGCGGATCAAGCCGCAGGTGGTGAACTGGTGGAGCAGCGGCAGCGACTCCGCCCAACTGCTGCGCAGCCGCGAGGTCGACTTCCTGTCGATCTGGGCCTCGCGGGTCGATGATCTGAAAAAGTCCGGCGCCCCCGTCGATTACACCTACGACCAGGCACTCGTGGACTATGACTGCGTGGTGGTACCCAAGGGTGCGCGCAACAAGGCCGGGGCGATGCAACTCATCGCCCAGATCATGTCGCCCGAGAGCCAGGCGAAGCTGGTCACGCTGATCCCCAATCCGCCCATTAACACCAAGGCCTACGACACCGGCATCATTCCAGCGGAGCTGGCGGCCACCTTGCCGACCGCACCGGCCAATGCCGCCAAGACCGCGCTGTTCGATCCGCGCTGGTGGCAGGATCACCAGGCCGAGCTGCAACGTCGGTTCGACCTCTTCATCCAGAACTGACGCAGGACGCAGGCTGCGCTGCCCCTCTCGGCTGACGAGAGGGGCTTGGGCCTCGGCCCCTTACGCTTTCGTTTACCGACCTTTGGCCTCGGGCTCGATCATGGCAAAAGATACCCAGCACTCCCTTTCGATCGACATCGAGCATGTCACCAAGACCTACGACAGCTTCGCGGCCTTGGACGACGTGTCGCTCAGTATCCGCAGTGGCGAATTCCTGTCGCTGCTCGGCTCTTCTGGCTCGGGCAAGACCACCCTGCTGATGGCGCTGGCGGGCTTCGTGCGTCCCGATGCCGGCAGCATCCGCTTCGGCGGCCGCGAGATGGTGTTCGAGCCACCGCACAAGCGTGACCTAGGCATGATGTTCCAGAACTACGCCCTGTTCCCGCACATGGACGTCTTCCAGAACGTTGCCTATCCGCTGAAGCTGCGTGGCTATGGGCGCGACGACATCCGGCGCCGGGTACAGGAAGCCCTCGAACTGGTCGAACTGGACCAGCTCGTGGCGCGCAAGATCAACGAGATGTCGGGTGGGCAGCGGCAACGCATCGCCCTGGCACGCGCCATCGTCTTCGAGCCCAAGGTTCTGCTCATGGACGAACCGCTCTCGGCGCTGGACAAGCGCCTGCGCGAGACCATGCAGCTGGAGCTGCGCAGGTTGCACGAGCGCCTGGGCATGACCGTGGTCTACGTGACCCACGATCAGCGCGAAGCGCTGACGATGTCCGACCGGATCGCGGTCATGAGTCAGGGCCGTATCCAGCAAATCGACATTCCGGAACGGCTCTACGAACGACCGGCCAATCGCTTCATCGCCGAGTTCGTGGGCGAGTCGTCCTTCTTGCCGGTAACCGTCCGTCACGGTCAAGTCTGGTTCCAGGACCAACTCCTCGAAGCGACGCCGGGCGGCAGCCCCACTGGACAGCCGAGCCTCCTGCTACGCCCGGAGAAATTGCGCTTCGTCAGCGACCAGGACACGACCTTCAACCGCTTCCGCGGCACCATCACCGACATCATCTACCAGGGCGAAAGCCAGTTGATCCAGGTCGACCTGGGGCAGGGTCACCGGGCCTCGATTCGCCGCCCCTCACGCACTGACAGTGGCCAGCCGCCAGCCTGTGGCGACCGCGTCACCCTTGGCCTGCATCCGCAGGACACCTATGTGGTGGGAGACTAACGATGGCCGCTAACGCCCAACAGGTCGTGCACCAGAGCGCCTTGCGCCGCGCCGCCCGCCGTCACGGCTGGTTGCTCATGTCGCCCCTGGTCCCTGCAGTGCTGTTGATCCTGGTGACCTTCGTCGTGCCGATCGGCTGGCTGTTCGGCCTGTCGTTGTTCGACGCGGAAGGCCATTTGACCCTCGACAACTACAGCCGACTGCTGCAACCCCTCTATGTGCTGGCCTTCACCCAGACCTTCAAGATCAGTCTGATGGTCACCCTGGCCTGCATCCTCATCGGCTATCCATTCGCCTATGTCATGGTGCACGGCAACAAGCTCTTCGCCAGCCTCGCCATGGGGCTGTTGCTGGTCTCGCTGTGGACCTCGCTGCTGGTGCGAACCTACGCCTGGCTGGTACTGCTGCAGCGACGCGGTGTGATCAACGACGCCCTGCTGAGCCTGGGGCTGATCGATACGCCCCTGACCCTGGTGCACAACCTGACCGGCACCATCATCGCCATGACCCACATCATGCTGCCCTACCTGGTACTGCCGCTGTACGCCTCGATGAAGAGCATCGATCCGCTCTACCTCCAGGCTGCGGCCACCTTCGGCGCCTCACCGGCCCGGGCCTTCCGCGACGTCTTCCTGCCCCTGTCACTGCCGGGCCTGGCCGCGGGCGCGACACTGGTCTTCGTATTGAGCCTGGGGTTCTACGTCACCCCTGCCCTGCTCGGCGGCGGCAAGGTGCAGATGCTGTCCATGCGGATCGCCAGCGATGTGTCCCTGTATTCGAACTGGGGCGCGGCGTCGTCGCTAGGCGTTGTGCTACTGGTGGCGACGCTGCTGATCCTGTTCACCGTGAAGAAACTCGCGAACCTTGGCCGGTGGGGTAACTGAATCCATGCATCCGTCCTTCTCCCGCACCCTTGGCCAGGTGGCACGCCGCGCCTGGCTGTACCTGCTGGTCCTGGCGACCCTTATCTTCCTGGTCACCCCAACCCTGATCGTGCTGCCGATGGCGTTCTCGGATGCCCGTTATCTGGCCTTCCCACCCAAAGCCTTCAGCCTGCAACCGCTGCTCAACTACTTCGCATCGCTCGAATGGCGCAGCGCGACGACCG
The window above is part of the Pseudomonas oryzihabitans genome. Proteins encoded here:
- a CDS encoding ABC transporter substrate-binding protein, whose protein sequence is MKRINWSNVTLAIAVGVVTVQSEAAESITFAGWGGALQDAERKAYLEPAAKHLGVTIKEDTMDGLAAVRAQVMSGKPEWDVVELASNDCVLAEAQGLTEPLDYSIIKVDGVDPKLRGKNWIASNAYSTVLAWTTEKDAAKVRTWKEFFDPAVKGPRALYRQPFTTLELALMADGVAPKDLYPLDVDRAFKVLERIKPQVVNWWSSGSDSAQLLRSREVDFLSIWASRVDDLKKSGAPVDYTYDQALVDYDCVVVPKGARNKAGAMQLIAQIMSPESQAKLVTLIPNPPINTKAYDTGIIPAELAATLPTAPANAAKTALFDPRWWQDHQAELQRRFDLFIQN
- a CDS encoding ABC transporter ATP-binding protein → MAKDTQHSLSIDIEHVTKTYDSFAALDDVSLSIRSGEFLSLLGSSGSGKTTLLMALAGFVRPDAGSIRFGGREMVFEPPHKRDLGMMFQNYALFPHMDVFQNVAYPLKLRGYGRDDIRRRVQEALELVELDQLVARKINEMSGGQRQRIALARAIVFEPKVLLMDEPLSALDKRLRETMQLELRRLHERLGMTVVYVTHDQREALTMSDRIAVMSQGRIQQIDIPERLYERPANRFIAEFVGESSFLPVTVRHGQVWFQDQLLEATPGGSPTGQPSLLLRPEKLRFVSDQDTTFNRFRGTITDIIYQGESQLIQVDLGQGHRASIRRPSRTDSGQPPACGDRVTLGLHPQDTYVVGD
- a CDS encoding ABC transporter permease, with protein sequence MAANAQQVVHQSALRRAARRHGWLLMSPLVPAVLLILVTFVVPIGWLFGLSLFDAEGHLTLDNYSRLLQPLYVLAFTQTFKISLMVTLACILIGYPFAYVMVHGNKLFASLAMGLLLVSLWTSLLVRTYAWLVLLQRRGVINDALLSLGLIDTPLTLVHNLTGTIIAMTHIMLPYLVLPLYASMKSIDPLYLQAAATFGASPARAFRDVFLPLSLPGLAAGATLVFVLSLGFYVTPALLGGGKVQMLSMRIASDVSLYSNWGAASSLGVVLLVATLLILFTVKKLANLGRWGN